In Xiphophorus hellerii strain 12219 chromosome 13, Xiphophorus_hellerii-4.1, whole genome shotgun sequence, the following proteins share a genomic window:
- the ncdn gene encoding neurochondrin isoform X2 has protein sequence MRRVFEAVGPALPARLLVTALRDAGGAGLPPQELLSLGSALLAALSTDPNMAARPQLLATVPLLLGLLADGPGSQQQNRAEADPEARPGGSGGEGDESRRSEVKSLDEAVVADCFQVLMAVLGLLRGPERLLARGAVPALCRAAGQNRCHQRALSLLGCLLSTTREEAWRKHPAELLSLLLRLCSEFCRASDPTRLQMCAQLVRFLPPPEAALQSAELREAVGRVWAALRPTLQAKLTPKQIGPVLVLSACLLDLYGWESVGPARFCCLLVNRACVEVRMGLEEPPGNDPSPELQNTLTGCYRIMEAAMEQACTAGAAAPPHCSALSALSLQQSRQVLEVLQEAFSAVIFYLQQVESDRFSDPFVLATFRALCAWLAEETSCLKEEVTALLPFLIGYARRHLQEGAAEPSLSDWTARLSFSEGGGTWTGTGALRYLLPALCHLSAEDAPRKVLLSVDAPALLVDFLIRTWTDLRGRSLTALPRDPSMETACSALLNVTVTEPDSVRKDPCFRTLEVHLSEALPVLMNKPRLLVLAANYCTLGLMIGRLKASTGGPVDAGQRRFFSVTLRFLRGALRPGSGSGPVQVSADWEESWDEAAELWRLSLQALGGCVRAQPWLSGLIRDEGWLRHTVGVLTQSSAAPERHSQEALEEALCAVAERCPDCRREVREAMRSGGALGRMKRLKAAVGLKD, from the exons ATGCGGCGGGTGTTTGAGGCGGTGGGCCCGGCCCTCCCGGCCCGGCTGCTGGTCACTGCCCTGCGGGACGCCGGGGGGGCGGGACTTCCTCCCCAGGAGCTGCTGTCTCTGGGTTCCGCCCTGCTGGCCGCCCTCAGCACCGACCCCAACATGGCCGCCCGGCCCCAGCTGCTCGCCACCGTGCCGCTGCTGCTGGGCCTGCTGGCCGACGGGCCGGGGTCGCAGCAGCAGAACCGGGCCGAGGCGGATCCGGAGGCCCGGCCCGGAGGGAGCGGGGGCGAGGGGGACGAGagcaggaggtcagaggtcaagtcTCTGGACGAAGCCGTGGTGGCGGACTGCTTCCAGGTTCTGATGGCCGTGTTAGGGCTCCTCCGGGGCCCGGAGCGACTCCTGGCCCGGGGTGCGGTGCCGGCCCTGTGCCGGGCCGCGGGTCAGAACCGctgccaccagagggcgctgtcGCTGCTGGGCTGCCTGCTGTCCACAACCAGAGAGGAAGCCTGGCGCAAACACCCGGCAGAActcctctctctgctgctcAGGCTCTGCTCGGAGTTCTGCCGGGCCTCGGACCCGACCCGGCTCCAGATGTGCGCCCAGCTGGTGCGGTTCCTGCCGCCGCCAGAGGCGGCGCTGCAGAGCGCGGAGCTGAGAGAGGCGGTGGGCAGAGTGTGGGCGGCGCTGAGACCCACGCTGCAGGCCAAGCTGACGCCCAAACAGATCgggccggttctggttctgagtgCCTGCTTATTGGACCTGTATGGCTGGGAGTCGGTGGGTCCGGCCCGGTTCTGCTGCCTGCTGGTGAACCGGGCCTGTGTGGAGGTCCGGATGGGTCTGGAAGAACCGCCTGGGAACGATCCGAGTCCAGAGCTGCAGAACACACTGACAG GATGCTACCGCATCATGGAGGCGGCCATGGAGCAGGCCTGCACCGCCGGCGCCGCGGCGCCACCTCACTGCTCCGCTCTGAGCGCGCTCAGTCTGCAGCAGAGCCGgcaggttctggaggttctgcagGAGGCGTTCTCCGCCGTCATCTTCTACCTGCAGCAG GTGGAGTCCGACCGCTTCTCCGACCCGTTTGTGCTGGCGACGTTCCGGGCGCTCTGCGCCTGGCTGGCCGAGGAGACTTCCTGTCTGAAGGAGGAAGTGACCGCTCTGCTGCCCTTCCTGATTGGCTATGCCCGGCGCCACCTGCAGGAGGGAGCCGCCGAGCCGAGCCTCTCTGATTGGACGGCCCGGCTGTCCTTCAGCGAGGGGGGCGGGACTTGGACGGGCACCGGGGCTCTCAG GTACCTGCTACCCGCCCTGTGCCACCTGTCGGCGGAGGACGCCCCCAGGAAGGTGCTGCTCAGCGTGGATGCCCCGGCGCTGTTGGTGGACTTCCTGATCCGGACCTGGACCGACctgagggggcggagcctgacGGCGCTTCCCAGAGACCCCAGCATGGAGACGGCGTGCTCCGCCCTCCTGAACGTGACGGTGACGGAGCCGGACAGCGTCAG GAAGGATCCGTGTTTCAGAACCCTGGAGGTCCACCTGAGtgaagcacttcctgttctgatgaataagccccgcctcctggtcCTAGCAGCCAATTACTGCACTCTGGGGCTGATGATTGGCCGGCTAAAGGCTTCAACTGGAG GTCCGGTGGATGCGGGCCAGAGACGTTTCTTCTCTGTAACCCTGCGGTTCCTGCGCGGCGCCCTGCGTcccggttccggttctggtccggttcagGTGAGCGCAGACTGGGAAGAGAGCTGGGACGAGGCGGCGGAGCTGTGGCGTCTGTCCCTGCAGGCGCTGGGCGGCTGCGTCCGGGCTCAGCCGTGGCTCTCTGGGCTGATCCGGGACGAAGGCTGGCTGCGGCACACCGTGGGCGTCCTGACGCAGAGCAGCGCCGCGCCAGAGCGCCACAGCCAGGAGGCGCTGGAGGAGGCGCTGTGCGCCGTGGCGGAGCGCTGCCCGGACTGCCGGCGGGAGGTCCGGGAGGCCATGAGGAGCGGCGGGGCTCTGGGCCGCATGAAGAGGCTGAAGGCGGCGGTGGGACTTAAAGATTAA
- the ncdn gene encoding neurochondrin isoform X1: protein MGDQAAEEEEQGAAGGRCLSEAQTQVLDRCLHALRHAKNDSQTLAALMLITRLCPASQLDPATMRRVFEAVGPALPARLLVTALRDAGGAGLPPQELLSLGSALLAALSTDPNMAARPQLLATVPLLLGLLADGPGSQQQNRAEADPEARPGGSGGEGDESRRSEVKSLDEAVVADCFQVLMAVLGLLRGPERLLARGAVPALCRAAGQNRCHQRALSLLGCLLSTTREEAWRKHPAELLSLLLRLCSEFCRASDPTRLQMCAQLVRFLPPPEAALQSAELREAVGRVWAALRPTLQAKLTPKQIGPVLVLSACLLDLYGWESVGPARFCCLLVNRACVEVRMGLEEPPGNDPSPELQNTLTGCYRIMEAAMEQACTAGAAAPPHCSALSALSLQQSRQVLEVLQEAFSAVIFYLQQVESDRFSDPFVLATFRALCAWLAEETSCLKEEVTALLPFLIGYARRHLQEGAAEPSLSDWTARLSFSEGGGTWTGTGALRYLLPALCHLSAEDAPRKVLLSVDAPALLVDFLIRTWTDLRGRSLTALPRDPSMETACSALLNVTVTEPDSVRKDPCFRTLEVHLSEALPVLMNKPRLLVLAANYCTLGLMIGRLKASTGGPVDAGQRRFFSVTLRFLRGALRPGSGSGPVQVSADWEESWDEAAELWRLSLQALGGCVRAQPWLSGLIRDEGWLRHTVGVLTQSSAAPERHSQEALEEALCAVAERCPDCRREVREAMRSGGALGRMKRLKAAVGLKD, encoded by the exons ATAACGCGGCTGTGCCCTGCCAGCCAGCTGGACCCGGCTACCATGCGGCGGGTGTTTGAGGCGGTGGGCCCGGCCCTCCCGGCCCGGCTGCTGGTCACTGCCCTGCGGGACGCCGGGGGGGCGGGACTTCCTCCCCAGGAGCTGCTGTCTCTGGGTTCCGCCCTGCTGGCCGCCCTCAGCACCGACCCCAACATGGCCGCCCGGCCCCAGCTGCTCGCCACCGTGCCGCTGCTGCTGGGCCTGCTGGCCGACGGGCCGGGGTCGCAGCAGCAGAACCGGGCCGAGGCGGATCCGGAGGCCCGGCCCGGAGGGAGCGGGGGCGAGGGGGACGAGagcaggaggtcagaggtcaagtcTCTGGACGAAGCCGTGGTGGCGGACTGCTTCCAGGTTCTGATGGCCGTGTTAGGGCTCCTCCGGGGCCCGGAGCGACTCCTGGCCCGGGGTGCGGTGCCGGCCCTGTGCCGGGCCGCGGGTCAGAACCGctgccaccagagggcgctgtcGCTGCTGGGCTGCCTGCTGTCCACAACCAGAGAGGAAGCCTGGCGCAAACACCCGGCAGAActcctctctctgctgctcAGGCTCTGCTCGGAGTTCTGCCGGGCCTCGGACCCGACCCGGCTCCAGATGTGCGCCCAGCTGGTGCGGTTCCTGCCGCCGCCAGAGGCGGCGCTGCAGAGCGCGGAGCTGAGAGAGGCGGTGGGCAGAGTGTGGGCGGCGCTGAGACCCACGCTGCAGGCCAAGCTGACGCCCAAACAGATCgggccggttctggttctgagtgCCTGCTTATTGGACCTGTATGGCTGGGAGTCGGTGGGTCCGGCCCGGTTCTGCTGCCTGCTGGTGAACCGGGCCTGTGTGGAGGTCCGGATGGGTCTGGAAGAACCGCCTGGGAACGATCCGAGTCCAGAGCTGCAGAACACACTGACAG GATGCTACCGCATCATGGAGGCGGCCATGGAGCAGGCCTGCACCGCCGGCGCCGCGGCGCCACCTCACTGCTCCGCTCTGAGCGCGCTCAGTCTGCAGCAGAGCCGgcaggttctggaggttctgcagGAGGCGTTCTCCGCCGTCATCTTCTACCTGCAGCAG GTGGAGTCCGACCGCTTCTCCGACCCGTTTGTGCTGGCGACGTTCCGGGCGCTCTGCGCCTGGCTGGCCGAGGAGACTTCCTGTCTGAAGGAGGAAGTGACCGCTCTGCTGCCCTTCCTGATTGGCTATGCCCGGCGCCACCTGCAGGAGGGAGCCGCCGAGCCGAGCCTCTCTGATTGGACGGCCCGGCTGTCCTTCAGCGAGGGGGGCGGGACTTGGACGGGCACCGGGGCTCTCAG GTACCTGCTACCCGCCCTGTGCCACCTGTCGGCGGAGGACGCCCCCAGGAAGGTGCTGCTCAGCGTGGATGCCCCGGCGCTGTTGGTGGACTTCCTGATCCGGACCTGGACCGACctgagggggcggagcctgacGGCGCTTCCCAGAGACCCCAGCATGGAGACGGCGTGCTCCGCCCTCCTGAACGTGACGGTGACGGAGCCGGACAGCGTCAG GAAGGATCCGTGTTTCAGAACCCTGGAGGTCCACCTGAGtgaagcacttcctgttctgatgaataagccccgcctcctggtcCTAGCAGCCAATTACTGCACTCTGGGGCTGATGATTGGCCGGCTAAAGGCTTCAACTGGAG GTCCGGTGGATGCGGGCCAGAGACGTTTCTTCTCTGTAACCCTGCGGTTCCTGCGCGGCGCCCTGCGTcccggttccggttctggtccggttcagGTGAGCGCAGACTGGGAAGAGAGCTGGGACGAGGCGGCGGAGCTGTGGCGTCTGTCCCTGCAGGCGCTGGGCGGCTGCGTCCGGGCTCAGCCGTGGCTCTCTGGGCTGATCCGGGACGAAGGCTGGCTGCGGCACACCGTGGGCGTCCTGACGCAGAGCAGCGCCGCGCCAGAGCGCCACAGCCAGGAGGCGCTGGAGGAGGCGCTGTGCGCCGTGGCGGAGCGCTGCCCGGACTGCCGGCGGGAGGTCCGGGAGGCCATGAGGAGCGGCGGGGCTCTGGGCCGCATGAAGAGGCTGAAGGCGGCGGTGGGACTTAAAGATTAA